A DNA window from Vigna angularis cultivar LongXiaoDou No.4 chromosome 1, ASM1680809v1, whole genome shotgun sequence contains the following coding sequences:
- the LOC108333686 gene encoding protein WEAK CHLOROPLAST MOVEMENT UNDER BLUE LIGHT 1: MELQPESPTGRNDSPGSSPRFSKHIIDTAAPIESVKDAVSKFGGRVDWKSRRTQSLVEERSKILEDFRREETVEELENTKKLTEELRRNLETVERDEFLAKEEAERVLLKIEEMEQSIVSEASIEAKAEVEAEKALLKEALSELEFVKKELDSLRKEYASMVSGRDTAINNAEETVAASNQIEKAVQDLTAELIATKEALKSSRAAHLEAEEQTLGVADEEILNLKQELEQAEEELQRLNEKVFSVRLLKSKLESASSLLLDLKAEMATYMESKDNEECYKQQKEELGELKKNIEKATSDVKSLREACMSLNSKLEEEKSVLVTLKQSEEMASTAVLDLQTELEKSKTAAIFLEMKEHEAREMMSELPKKLQKAAEEADEAKSLAQAAEEELLEAQKEVEEVKSRSSTLENSLVAAQKEIEAAKVAEMLARDAISALEKSESTKNSNENSSSSMVTLTLDEYHELSTQAYKAEEQANARIEAANAQIKLARECEYRSLERLEELNEELSLRKESLNIATGNAEKAAGEKLAVEHELRTWLVDQESPKEHTAAEIEPVHESLSPKEAVPSNSTEDGSSSYKNKKKKKKSLFPSKVVMFFAKKKTHPTK, from the exons ATGGAACTACAGCCGGAATCCCCAACG GGAAGGAATGATTCTCCAGGATCTTCTCCGAGGTTTTCTAAGCATATCATTGACACAGCTGCTCCTATTGAATCTGTCAAAGATGCTGTGTCCAAGTTTGGAGGAAGGGTTGATTGGAAATCCCGTCGAACCCAAAGTCTGGTGGAggag AGAAGCAAGATTCTAGAAGACTTCAGAAGGGAAGAAACTGTTGAGGAATTGGAAAACACCAAGAAGCTCACAGAAGAACTCAGACGCAACTTAGAAACGGTAGAGAGAGATGAGTTTCTGGCAAAGGAAGAGGCTGAACGTGTGCTTCTCAAAATTGAAGAGATGGAGCAGAGCATTGTAAGTGAGGCTAGTATTGAAGCCAAAGCTGAAGTTGAGGCTGAAAAGGCCTTGCTTAAGGAAGCGCTTTCAGAGTTAGAATTCGTTAAGAAAGAACTGGACTCACTGCGCAAGGAGTATGCTTCTATGGTGAGTGGAAGAGATACGGCAATCAACAATGCAGAAGAAACCGTTGCAGCTTCCAATCAGATTGAAAAGGCAGTGCAAGATTTGACTGCTGAGTTGATTGCAACAAAAGAGGCACTAAAATCCTCACGAGCCGCACACTTGGAAGCCGAAGAACAAACACTAGGAGTTGCTGATGAAGAGATTCTCAATTTGAAACAGGAACTTGAACAAGCAGAAGAGGAGCTCCAAAGActgaatgagaaagttttctcaGTCAGGCTTCTTAAATCTAAACTAGAATCAGCTTCCTCTTTATTACTTGATTTGAAAGCTGAAATGGCAACGTACATGGAATCAAAGGACAATGAGGAATGTTACAAACAACAGAAAGAGGAACTTGGGGAACTAAAGAAGAACATAGAGAAAGCAACTTCTGATGTTAAAAGCTTGAGGGAAGCTTGTATGTCACTAAACTCAAAACTAGAAGAAGAGAAGTCAGTTCTGGTTACCCTTAAGCAAAGTGAGGAAATGGCTTCGACTGCAGTTCTGGATCTCCAAACTGAACTGGAGAAGTCCAAGACTGCCGCAATTTTCCTTGAGATGAAAGAGCATGAAGCAAGAGAAATGATGTCTGAGTTGCCCAAGAAACTGCAGAAAGCAGCAGAAGAGGCTGATGAGGCCAAATCACTTGCTCAGGCTGCTGAAGAAGAGCTGCTTGAAGCACAAAAAGAGGTTGAAGAAGTCAAATCCAGATCAAGTACATTAGAAAACAGTTTAGTGGCAGCACAGAAGGAGATAGAAGCAGCCAAGGTTGCTGAGATGTTGGCCAGAGATGCAATCTCAGCATTGGAGAAGAGTGAATCAACTAAAAACAGCAATGAGAATAGCTCTTCCTCAATGGTTACACTCACACTAGATGAATACCATGAGCTCAGCACGCAAGCCTATAAGGCTGAGGAACAAGCCAATGCAAGGATAGAAGCTGCTAATGCTCAGATTAAGCTGGCAAGGGAGTGTGAATATAGAAGTTTGGAGAGGTTAGAAGAATTGAATGAGGAATTATCTCTAAGAAAGGAATCTTTGAACATTGCAACTGGGAATGCTGAAAAGGCCGCTGGAGAAAAGTTAGCTGTTGAACATGAACTAAGAACATGGCTGGTTGACCAAGAGTCACCAAAGGAGCACACTGCTGCTGAAATTGAGCCTGTGCATGAGTCATTAAGCCCTAAAGAAGCAGTTCCTTCAAACAGCACTGAAGATGGATCATCCTCGTAtaagaacaaaaagaagaagaagaagtcaTTGTTTCCTTCAAAGGTTGTAATGTTCTTTGCAAAGAAGAAAACACATCCAACTAAGTGA
- the LOC108333983 gene encoding UPF0664 stress-induced protein C29B12.11c, producing the protein MALNPQLFPNGMPVPFVNEMFVLARDGVEFDIDKIPASGSHGGHVKTKGIVYLSNIRMVFVAKSPDGHFTAFDMPLLYVHGEKFNQPIFHCNNLSGHVEPVVPNDQHRALYSTHSFKIIFKEGGCGTFIPLFFNLIASVRQYNQHYNMQAQSYVDPLQAAQTPVDEMMRHAYVDPNDPTKIFLQQPNSDSQLRRRTYQPQADGGHV; encoded by the exons ATGGCTTTGAATCCTCAACTCTTTCCTAATGGAATGCCCGTTCCTTTCGTCAACGAGATGTTTGTGCTGGCCAGAGACGGTGTCGAATTCGATATCGATAAGATTCCTGCCTCTGG aagtCATGGGGGTCATGTCAAAACCAAAGGAATCGTCTATTTGTCAAATATTCGGATGGTCTTCGTTGCTAAAAGTCCAGATGGGCATTTTACAGCTTTTGATATGCCTTTG CTTTACGTCCATGGAGAAAAATTTAACCAGCCAATATTTCACTGCAACAATCTTTCGGGACATGTTGAGCCT GTTGTCCCTAATGACCAACACAGAGCACTTTACTCCACACACTCATTTAAGATCATATTCAAAGAGGGTGGATGTGGAACCTTCATTCCCCTTTTCTTCAATTTGATTGCTTCAGTGAGGCAGTATAATCAACACTACAATATGCAGGCACAATCTTATGTGGATCCTTTGCAGGCAGCTCAGACTCCTGTTGATGAGATGATGAGACATGC GTATGTTGATCCTAATGATCCGACGAAAATATTTCTGCAACAACCCAATTCTGATTCTCAGCTTAGGCGTCGAACATATCAGCCACAGGCAGATGGGGGCCATGTCTGA